acccaaacacctttaaaaaggcttatgagAGTAGATAAgtccacataagctcaaaataagccaatccaaacagaccctagtCCCTATAGAccaatatttattttggttaCACTATAgaccaatatttttattacacTACTATATTTTGATCATATTAATTAACTTAAGTTAGCGCCTAACTACCATTCAAAATAGGGTCTTATACTttgtgcaaatatatatatatatatatatatatatatatatatatatatatatatatatatatattatcttagaagaagtggtaatccactgaaattAAATTCACACACAACTTTGAGGTTCCGActtccgggttcgaacccggataacgacgtccggccttgcaatttcggcatttgccagttgaaCTAGGACTTTTAGACATACCGTTggttttttaatctttaaataaGATTAATGTATACAACACTTGGTTGCGATCTATGAGGCCCGGATACTCCAAAATGGTGATGTACCTATATCGGATACCGATACTCCAAAGATATTCGCGGATACATACCCACGaagtatcaaaattaattattttaatttttgaaaaataatttatcaaatacATATAAGATACTTCACGGATACACAAAAATACTTATAAGATGCTTCGCAAATACGTATCCTAGAAAAGATGAAGGGTAAAAAAGTGAGACAATGTTGTAAAAATTCAGTAGAGACGtgtatatttcaattttatttatgcaTCATTAGAATTGTTTCTCAATGAACCACTTAAATTTATACTTCTTGTATATGAAGTTAATCGAGATATGTGATTCACTTAATCAACATtagataaaatttgtgttgagtTCTTTTAATGATGTTTCTCTCGATATCCcaacatatgaaaatataatttggtttaaaagaaaacttcacattttttttattatgatcacatgtattattttttttaaattatgatttttataataattgatgagtcatttattatctattttcatatgttatttagtttcgttttaattagatttaagtttattttatatttatattatttcctttttgaactattttactttaatttcatattgttatatttcaggaacaaatattttatgaattgagtcttggagcaaaagaaagggatttggagctgattcggtacgaaaaaacgaagatttggagacaaaatatgtctcccccaaagtcagaagcttggcacggcccgtgctagaattggcacggccgtgccaccctttagagtcacttttgctgcttttgcttagatattaagctactctatttttagcccgcagtttcttgtggaacattctagtaatgtaattgcttagattttaagtcgaatgtatgctataaatagagtagctagccatcacaaatattcatcttttcttggaattcaatatgtgacaattgtctttctaataaaagttcttttcttttcctttactttcttgttatttacttttatgctttctcgcttcttctccatgtctacgatgaacatcaGTGAGTAGaattctcttgtcttgggattgttggataagtctaaatgacataatcctaatcaaactaAGCtcttaaaccttaatcttatgtaaccctaatttctaatataaattcaccgctttaacatgaattaaccattatcaaactgtggaaacgaaagtggagggtttgataattgttaattcatcatctcaaatatcaattcataaaacgaaagtggagttttgatattcgaacaagtgaatttagacaaagattgtaaagacagcgaaatagtctttacaatctttgagacatatagtttcgaacttcaaggattctaaattgtaatcaagtcagcgaaataggtttggttgcaacttaggacaaaaatctaatagtaatcaagtcagcgaaataggcatagttgctagaggaacaaaagagaaactgtctttagaagttaggtctaacataaggttatatgtttaatagtttggtttgtgaaggacttgtcaattaaatgaaccaataatcccaagactttttatcttttcttttattttcttttaaaatccaattttttgaTCGAAAActctttcatctaatcattattaaaagttactTGAATTCACAACtacctgtcggaacgatactcttttattactacaccggtagaaccgtgcacttgcggttttttCCATCGATAatataatactaaaaaaaaagaacagaaaattaggaaaaaaatttgTAACTTTTTTGCCTTcaaaaagttgtctaaaagacttaaaaacttttataaataagatataATGCTCtttaagtgattattttttaaaagttataacAATCGACtacttagatattttttttgctattttatacaaaaattagAATCTTTGTTTGTTTAGTACAATGATatgaaagaaattttttgttacaaaaacatTTCGATCAATTTCTTTTACAgttatttttctcttctctaaGTATGATATCATGTTACAAAAGGGAACATTGTCTTCGTgaacataactcagttggtatggacaatgcataatatatgcaagatctggGGTTCAAACATCGGCcatcacaaaatatatatatatatatgggtagggatattttgactccaagagtaagtgtgatatcttactccaaatcttgacctttaatttcaattttgattaatgGCTTATATTAATTGATATGGTAggctttaattccattttctattgtagttaacatttatcaccacaaaataacaaaacaataaatgtctcttgtcaacaaaaaaaaaaaacacaataaatgtcttttaattgattgattttttttcttcttccattgctttttttttttttgtttcacgcTAAAAGAATTTTTGAGGGTTAACTTAAAATCCTttccttaaaagaaaaatttcaagaatcactcattctaaaaaattgcataagaaaaaatttgcatatatttttttacgcaaaaagaattttttttcttctcccattgattttttttcttctccctttactttttttacgctaaaataattgcatattttttttttaaaagaaaaaaattgtaaaattcaaagaattgcATATTTATTCTTCTTCcgttactattttttatacgacatattttgtttagTTTCTTCATTATAATCCTgatcttttcttatattttttataaacgcACATTTTTGTACTAAtctgtcacaaaaaaaaaaaagacgataGAGGAAGTAACCCTAGTATTTTCTTATATCTAATTCATTTAcaataattgcataaaaaataaataaatttgtgtatttatttatacgacaaattaaaataatcatctcCATTGTAATTAGTTTTTGTTGTCATAGACATACATAGATGATGTTATTTGAGAAAGACCTCAAGAATTcaacataatataaaaaaaatatttgaatccaacataacataacataacaagagcataaaatccaaaataaaaattcttttagcatgaaacaaaaaaaaacaatggaagaaaaaaatcaatcaattaattaagactggtgctagtcacaccccaaaaaaacaagttacaccccagaatgactaatatacccctgaattgaacataagtaaactgaatttacactaacctcttatatacatacacgtaagtaaactgaattaaCACTAACCTATATTGAAtttaagtaaactaaatttacattaacctaaattgaacataagtaaacttaatttactttgaacataagtaaactaaatttacattaacctaaattgaacataagtaaacttaatttacattaacatgaatttacattaacctagattgaacataaataaacttaatttacattaacctagattgaacgtaagtaaactgaatttacactaacctcttatatacatacacgtaagtaaactgaatttacattaacctagattgaacataataagtaaacttaatttacattggcataagtaaactaaatttacattaacctaaattgaacataagtaaacttaatttacactaacctaaattgaacatatctcataccaaatcaaacaataaacaaatagaaactcattgaaaatgaaattcatgaaattcactaacctttatgaatatagtaaagatcaataacaaagatgttgattcagatattggttgcacatctatggtgatttgtggatgaaagggggtaagggttcagaatgatcataaaagatgggtttttaaaaatttacatgaagagggcaattttggtattattgtaaaattttaaataaatttgggtgtaacttgtttttttttttggtgtgactagcaccggtcattaattaaatgtcatttattgttttgttattttgtggtgataagtgttgactacaataaaaaatggaattaaagccTACCATATCAATTAACCTAAGCCATTAACCAAaattggagtcaaaatatccccaatatatatatatatatatatatatatatatatatatatatatatatatatgttgaggTGCCAAATGATTAGTATGAGCGAAAATTATGTTCTTGTTGGTgattaattttcataaataaagaataaaatgattctgccaaaaaataaataaataataaaaggtaGCCTATTGATTGATAATGTTGATGATtagcaaattttaaaatattattagtagtttgttgagatattttatgCTATacaaatattgaaaataaattaaaaactttaataaaatattaagttgATAAGAATAACAAACGAAACGaaatttgttgaaatatttatgtcaaataaaatattagttttataaaatataaaaaaaataaaaatattgagaataaaCGTTGAAAACAAGATGTGGCATAAAAAACACTTTTATTCTAATCCGTAACAAAAACATgatcttattttatttgtttgctttgttttttattttagattttcgGCTTATAAgggttttttgttattttcttatttaaaaacttaaaggcAATAGAGAGCTATTTTCACAAATTTGTCTGTTGAAAAGTTTTTCTTCTAGGTTTAGCCTCTTGCATGCATAAGATGGAGGAAGGGTGGGTTGGTGTTTTGAATGTTCGTCAACAACATGTTTGTCAACTACGTACTTTGTTTCATTTGGAGCAGATCAGCGTTTGGACCAATTTTACTAAGCTTAGTCATATTATGagaatcaaaaacaaaatcgaTGACGATGAAGGTTTGTCTTTCTGTTTCAATAGCTTATCTGATGCTACGGATGTTGTCAATCTTATAGTGGACATACTTCCTTCCAAGGTTCGgttgaatatgaatatgattcCTCCTGAAGAAAGATGCATTTTTTCTGTTGAAATCGTCCCAATTTGTTGCGGGGATTTGATTATTCTGCCTAGTCATATTGCTGCTTCTTTCGGTCCAAATATTGGTCCTATTGTCATTTGTACTAGGGTTGCCAAAATATTTACTTTGCTTGATCCATTTACCTTGACCCACTGTTTCTTAAAGGCTGGTCAATACTGGGATGCACCCTTCACGCCTTCATTCTCTAGGCCTCAGTTAGTGGAATATGTTGTTCTCGGTATTAACCTCAAGGAGGAATTAGAGGAGTTGGTGGAGGAGaataaagagaagaagaagctgattattgagttgtatgctgctgatgctgttgctgctgctgctgctgttgttgctgCTGAAGCTGCTGCTGCCAAAAAATATCGTTTAGCTGATGCCATGGTTGCTCGTGTGAAAGATATTGGAAATAATAATCACACAACTTTTCAAATCAAGACTCATCTTGGTCGTATTTTAAAACCCGGTGACCATGCTCTTGGTTATGACCTGTCTTCTGGAGGAGTAGATACAAACCTTCCTGCTGCCATTTTGATCACCAAAATTAGTTATGCCGAAGAGGAGAATGGTAGAGTTGTTGCTGTTCAGGATAAGTGGGAATCTGATTATCAACTCTTCTTAAAAGATCTACAACAAGACACTAAACTCCTCTTCGACCGAAGAGCAATCTACCGAAATCGAACCAACTGCCATCCATTTGACACAACCATCAAATCCCCCTTTAGAAGACCTTTTTATCCATTGGAGGATTTGCTTGATGGATGATCCACTTACAAGCTTAAACAAACATCACTTCTATTGATGTTTTGTTACTTCCAATAACCAAAACAAGGAAGATGCTTTTCATTTATTAgcttttttctatttattcCGATAACAAGAACAACTAGTTCTTTTCACTTACTCTGTTGCAATTTGCAATTTCTGTTTGATATttatgtttattagaacaagtTATGTGTGCTTCCCAAACCATGCATGTCATTAATTATATTCGGCATATAAAGTACCTTTCACCATTTCACCTCACCCTTTCATTTACTTTCCTGTCTTCCATGTGTTGCACTCAAACATGGCTAGTTTTACTTCTTTTCACTTGGAATTAGTAGACTAGAGTGGCACCAAACTGTATTAATGTGTGATATTTACAGTTTCACCATACTGCTGTAAAAGTCTGTTATGCAGAAAACTGCATTAATGAGTGATATTTCACAACTTGCAAAGAGTAATGCTATACTATGAAATATTTTGCTTAGAAATGTCGTGAGTGCACACTTGTTAAATATTGCAGGaaccgatttttttttattttttttttttatcaataatgaAATGGTTCAAGCAGTAAGAGATTTGTTCACTTAAACATGTAAGCAGATGTTTAATCATGTGTAAAATTGTAATTGTGTGGTGTGATTAATCTTGATGATGTTTAGCACTAATTTTCGTTTGATAAACTCTATTTACCTCGCTCTTTTTCTCATCCATGGTGAATATATGGGTTGAAACAATGTACTTTAGAAGGAAGGCCGAGGTCATTACCAACAAACTATGAAGATTGCTCTTACACACCTAAAAATTATCTGCAATACCCCAACAATAGTTAATAATTTCTTTCATAATTCTTTCTTATCATAATTAAGGATGTACatgtcattttattattatgcatatttatttcttatcataattttctttcattttctctcgtATCAAACTATTTAGTAatctcttttttcatttcattttattttcttcgaTAAATGGTCGTTCGAGATATAGTACAAACAAACATTAATAGATGTAAATGTTTCCTATGTTTTTGAATagttttttgattcattgagaGGTTACATATTGTTAACTTTGCTTTTAGGGTAAGCTCCAAAAATTGTTAAATTGTGAATACCGGAAAGCCCTGGAGAAGGCGTGTGATAGAGTACATAGAGAGATTTTGTGGAAAGCCAAGAAAGGGGTGAGGATTGCCTATATTAGAGTTATCCAGGATATGTATGAGGAAGCTTCGACTAATGTGAGGACGCGGGATGGGGATATCGTAGATTTTCCCATAACAATAGGATTGCACCAAGGGTAAACCCTAAGTCCTTATCTCTTTACTCTAGTTTTGGATGTACTGACGGAACACATCCAAGAGTTAGCACCGAGATGTAtgctttttgcagatgatgCAGTCTTGCTTGGTGAGTCGAGGGAGGAGTTAAATGGGAGGCTAGAGACCTGGAGGCAAGCCTTAGAAGCGTATGGTTTCCGCCTGAGTAGAAGCAAGACAGAGTATATGGAATGTAATTCAGCAAAAGGAGAAGTGGGtctaccttggaggtgaaagttggagatcatatcataccccaagttacacggtttaaatatcttgggtcCATAGTACAAAATGACGGAGAAATAGAAGCAGATGTAAATCATCGTATTCAAGctgggtggttgaaatggagatGAGCCTCAGGTGTTTTGTGCGATAAGAAAGTACCACTTAAGCTGAAAGGAGGAAAGTTCTATCGGACAGCAGTCAGACCGGCAATGTTGTATAGTACGGAGTGCTAATAAGTACCACTTAGTTGGAAATGTTGTTGGTGGTCGCGTAGCTGGTCCATTGGTGGTTGCAAGCTGTAAGTACCTGGGAAAGGAATAATAggtttataaaatcaaatcaaatatttagaGGCTAATAGTCTAATATGTTTTTGACATACTAAAACACCAATTAGAAGAAGGTTTATGTAGTAGTTAATCTCGGATAAGTAAAGTTTATGTAATTCTCATCAGGTAATGGTAGTTACTTTTCTTGCAAGTGAACAACATGAGCAGAAGCTAAACACACAGAAGAATGAGGTAATTTCAACAGTAACGCCAACTGTAGCTGCTCGCATGTCTTCTGCTGGTCCAATGCTTAATAATTTGTCATCTTCATCTTGCTTCCATGGAGATAATCAGTATAGAATCCCTCCCAGCAGTGGCAGATACTAGGAATAACTCAACTGACATAAATGCATCATTTCATGGAAGTTGATTCTAATTTGTACTTGCTAGACAGTTTTTCCTTTTGGATTAAATAGATATGCTTATTATTCATCTTTTGTAATGAATGATGTTTTGATGTACTTTTCAAGTTATATTGGCTATGAAATTATTTAGTTCTTGAATTATGACAATCACTAATTTTAGAATGATTTCTAATTATTAGCATTGAGGCTACTACATTTGAATTGGCTTATGAATAACTTATTTAGGCTTATGACATTGAGTGGTCTTAAAGAGTCTTCGTCTAAAtcataatatatttaacccCATATGTTAGCATATCAACAAAAACACGTTAAAAGAACCCAAAACAAGTCTCAACTCTATACAATAGCGAACAATTCAAAAGCATTTTTAATAGCTAACTAcctcctctcttctctcctaCTATAAGGTGAAAACTTGAAGTTTTGTTGGATACTATCCATCATCTGACCATTTAATATTATGTCAGTTTGCCGACATAGTACCCGTATCCAACAAAATTTTAAGGTACCAAAGAATTTTCATTACCATAATCCGTAAGGAAAAAACCCGAGTTTTAAGTATGATTCATCGAAATAACAACTCTGCCAATTCAAAAAGTTCACCACCGTCTTCAAGTGAATATCATGTACATCTCCACCAATGTTCCACAACCTTATCTCACGTTTTTTTTATGccttcatctttattttttctagGATACATAGCatacatacatattttatggtTATTAACAACAATTTAGGACTTAGGTCACGTgtacatacatattttatggtGTTTTTAGATAACATATTTTATGGttataaatatcaattttagtgtgcctcaaaaattattttattagtttgtAAGTGACTATAttttctgtcttttttttttaaagatatatgTTCTGTCATTTGTTATACTCGATGCATTTACATTATTAACCAAACAAGTGTGTTAGTGTGTTAAAATAGTTAGAGGTAGTTACTGATCAGTTAGACAGTCACTTTAATTAAAGTTTGTTAGTTTTGTTAGTTAAGTTTCTTTTTTCAGCACCTGAACCTATATATATAAGGTACTCTTCTTTACTCTATTCGGTTAATAATAAAGATCAGTACTCATTTCTCTTGTTCAAAAGTGAATACCATTTTCTTAAATCTTTCCAGGAATTTTCTGTCAACATCTACAGAATCATAATCTGCTTTGGGTATGGACGAGTAAGTTTGGACTTTGTAGTAAAATTCATGGC
Above is a genomic segment from Medicago truncatula cultivar Jemalong A17 chromosome 5, MtrunA17r5.0-ANR, whole genome shotgun sequence containing:
- the LOC11436295 gene encoding 60S ribosomal export protein NMD3 — translated: MHKMEEGWVGVLNVRQQHVCQLRTLFHLEQISVWTNFTKLSHIMRIKNKIDDDEGLSFCFNSLSDATDVVNLIVDILPSKVRLNMNMIPPEERCIFSVEIVPICCGDLIILPSHIAASFGPNIGPIVICTRVAKIFTLLDPFTLTHCFLKAGQYWDAPFTPSFSRPQLVEYVVLGINLKEELEELVEENKEKKKLIIELYAADAVAAAAAVVAAEAAAAKKYRLADAMVARVKDIGNNNHTTFQIKTHLGRILKPGDHALGYDLSSGGVDTNLPAAILITKISYAEEENGRVVAVQDKWESDYQLFLKDLQQDTKLLFDRRAIYRNRTNCHPFDTTIKSPFRRPFYPLEDLLDG